The sequence GTTAATGCGGAATGTGGGATATCGATTCCAGGAAAAACAATTCGTGATGCGGGCCCACAACCAACTGCACATATTCTGCTGGCTTCGATGCCGCTTACCGGAAAGGCCACAGGAAAAAGCTTTCAAATATAAAGGCAACATTGTGGGGATGCAAGCGATGAGGTAACCTATAAATAGTTAAAAAATACACTTTCATCAAATGGAGCTCAAATTAACATCAAAAGAGAAGCTGGTACTTTACGGCCTGACCAGATACCCCGGGCTCAGCGACATTGATCTGGCTTCCTCTATTGATGTAGACAGATCCACGATATTCAAAAGCAAACGCAAGTTTCGAGACTGGCAGCTGATAAAGCTTCTTAACGTTCCAGCTGGTGGGGCAATTGGCGCCGAGATCCTCAGCGTGGTTTTCATGCGCTTCTCTCCAGGGATCGATGGCAGAGAATCCCTGTCTGAATGGACAATGAGCCCCAGCTGTGTCTGCTGTGCAGCAACATCTACAGATGCGTTCTCCCTGGTTTACTCGAGGAACCTTACAGAGTTCAGGAAAAGATCAGAAAGTATTCTGATCAGATACCGGCAGAGAGGCGTGCTTGAGGATTTCAGGTGCGTGCATCTCTGTGTGGAGCTTGCCAGCTATCAGTACAATGTTCCAGCAGCAGTCAGCGAGATATTCGGGCTTGAGAGAAAGGATGTCCAGCCTGCCCCAGTCTCGCTGATGCCCGCAGATGCCTCAAGGATGTCAGAGAAGGACAGGCTCACACTCTACGCCTTCGTCAGATACCCCACCCTTTCAGATCTGGAGCTCTCAAAGAGAACTGGGATCTCGAGGCCGACAATATCAGGAAAGAGGAGCAGGTTCTTCGATGCTAACATTCTTCTCCGGGAGGCGCATGTTGAATGGCAGAGGATATGCTGTGAGCTCATGTGCTTCTACCATCTTCGCATTCGGCAGGATGTGAGCTCTCATGATGCAGGATCTCTCCTGGGAATGATGGGATCGCAGCTCTTCTACTACATGCAGCCTGGAGACATCTGTGGCGCGATGCTCTCATCTAGCTTCTCCGATCTCAAGGATGGGATTGATGCATTTGTTAACAGCGCATTTGAGAGAGATCTCATGGACACGAAACCGCACATCGTCATCATGCCACTGAGAGCGATGAGGGTGATGAAGCTCGATTACGCACCTGCTGTTGCTGAGATGCTCGGGATTGAAAAGGAGATATGAGCGAGATAGTGATAATCTGCTCATCCTCTGATCCGGCCAGCTCGAACATAGCCTCGAGGCTGCTCGAGCTTGCCGAGTGGGAGGGACAGGGGGATCTCAGGTTCTACAGGAGCTGCTGCCTGCTTCGCATCGAGGGCGAGCTTGTGGGGCTCAGGAATCTTGAAGATCTGATGGATCACATGGGCCTCTCGCCGCGGCTGATCGTCTTCGCATCCAGACACAGATCAAAAGAGGCTGTGGCATGGCTCGGCGGCCACTTCACCGGAGTTCTTCAGGAGGGCTCATTCGAGCTATCCAGACCAGCGCCGTATCCTTTGAAACGACTGCTCATGGCCCTGCAGCGTCATGCCCCCACCACATTTCGCCTCTCCGCTGAGGCCACGCACCACGGCCCTGTGGATCTGCGCATCCCCTCGCTCTTCGCCGAGATAGGCTCATGCGAGCAGCACTGGAGCGATCCAGAGGCAGGCGCCGCAGTAGCCAGAGCGATCCTCGATCTCGAGAGATATGATGAGCATGCTGGTGAGCCGGTGCTTCTCGGAATTGGCGGAGGGCATTATGTACAAAGACAGACGGAGCTGATGCTCTCAAGACCTGTAGCGTTCGGTCACATGTTCTCGAAGTACCAGGCATCGATGCTCAGCGCCGATGCGATAATGAGCGCGGCTGAGCTCTCAGGAGCATCCGGTGTCTATCTGGACGGCAAATCCTTCCGCTCCGAAGAGCGCAGGAGGCTCGAGGAGATCGCCGCAAGCCTCGACCTGAGGGTGATGAGCACGAAGGACGTGAGATCTCTGCTGTGAAGGTTCGCCCATCCAGTGATTCAACATGGTGGCAATGATAGGGAAGAGCATCCAGCGATCCCGAAAATCTGCTCAGATCTCCTTATATTCGTGAGATGAATCTAC is a genomic window of Methanothrix sp. containing:
- a CDS encoding Lrp/AsnC family transcriptional regulator, with the translated sequence MELKLTSKEKLVLYGLTRYPGLSDIDLASSIDVDRSTIFKSKRKFRDWQLIKLLNVPAGGAIGAEILSVVFMRFSPGIDGRESLSEWTMSPSCVCCAATSTDAFSLVYSRNLTEFRKRSESILIRYRQRGVLEDFRCVHLCVELASYQYNVPAAVSEIFGLERKDVQPAPVSLMPADASRMSEKDRLTLYAFVRYPTLSDLELSKRTGISRPTISGKRSRFFDANILLREAHVEWQRICCELMCFYHLRIRQDVSSHDAGSLLGMMGSQLFYYMQPGDICGAMLSSSFSDLKDGIDAFVNSAFERDLMDTKPHIVIMPLRAMRVMKLDYAPAVAEMLGIEKEI
- a CDS encoding D-aminoacyl-tRNA deacylase, which gives rise to MSEIVIICSSSDPASSNIASRLLELAEWEGQGDLRFYRSCCLLRIEGELVGLRNLEDLMDHMGLSPRLIVFASRHRSKEAVAWLGGHFTGVLQEGSFELSRPAPYPLKRLLMALQRHAPTTFRLSAEATHHGPVDLRIPSLFAEIGSCEQHWSDPEAGAAVARAILDLERYDEHAGEPVLLGIGGGHYVQRQTELMLSRPVAFGHMFSKYQASMLSADAIMSAAELSGASGVYLDGKSFRSEERRRLEEIAASLDLRVMSTKDVRSLL